From a region of the Dictyostelium discoideum AX4 chromosome 2 chromosome, whole genome shotgun sequence genome:
- the tcf25 gene encoding Nulp1-type basic helix-loop-helix domain-containing protein, whose translation MSTKALKKKQHINVQHVNSSSDEGSEKKVVVVVNSVKPKFSMLNLSDEDDDKSDQDENEDKKDSESEESEEEEEEEEIEKEKPQAKEQLSSKQQKQKQQQQASKKKQAKKKQQQKKKQQQQEKDELELNEIEKSSPPIILSEIEIKDKEFRELFKINTVNLNPDNELKKLFGCKSSDIKGQKKKSVHHFKKKNYIFVQPKPEWPDVMGGFMVMEICNDDKVPSSPTNATTTTTTTTTTTNTVSPKLKSQQQSLDGINYFKIKWGQTYSNIQEEFYLALTTHDPMSLVEIIRYHPYHIDSLLQLGQVCLQTADYSKAGDFVEMAVFAFENVFHHLFNPLNGNCRFEYRHDQNKSCFLAIFRFIQIIGRRACHRTALELCKILLTWDYSDPLYVRLIIDYYSIRSKQYRFLVDLFTKLKTITPTNQGDLSLLPNFCYSAALAMYHLEREKSTTTTSTSTSTSSSKSSSVEESSDILLQKALISFPMVLQPLLEKLKTNFSIPKNGKIITLENDPFFKDDPLEKRIDHLVTLFVERNYQCWQTPEILDWLKSNVIIVLDKVAAKHPMVKQLSDSIKAEYETVNQEVFDHLVLSEYSDVINRLTPDIIEAMHAEGFRDILPQRDPNQAPPQHLRRGGIGQGFQIHQRNQQQQRRVQQQLRQLQQQQQQNLQHQQQQPLEPLLQENPDYTGPANPVLNFLHSLLPWNDPSIQRERQLAATQGTQQPAPGFLDDYVDFSDEDENEN comes from the exons atgtCAACAAAAgcattaaaaaagaaacaacatATTAACGTACAACATGTAAATAGTAGTTCGGATGAGGgaagtgaaaaaaaagttgttgttgttgttaatagtgtaaaaccaaaattttcaatgttAAACTTATCAGACGAAGATGACGACAAAAGTGAccaagatgaaaatgaagataaaaaagattctGAATCAGAAGAAtcagaagaagaagaagaagaagaagaaattgaaaaagagaaaCCTCAAGCTAAAGAACAATTATCttcaaaacaacaaaaacaaaagcaacaacaacaagcatccaaaaaaaaacaagcaaagaaaaaacaacaacaaaagaaaaaacaacaacaacaagaaaaagatgaacttgaattaaatgagattgaaaaatcatcgccaccaataatattatcaga aATTGAgattaaagataaagaatttagagaattatttaaaattaatacagTTAATTTAAACCCAGATAAcgaattgaaaaaattatttggttgTAAGAGTTCAGATATTAAAGgtcaaaagaaaaagagtgtacatcattttaaaaagaaaaactatATATTTGTTCAACCAAAACCTGAATGGCCTGATGTCATGGGAGGATTTATGGTAATGGAAATAtgtaatgatgataaagtaccatcatcaccaacaaatgcaacaacaaccacaactacaactactactacaaccaATACAGTatcaccaaaattaaaatcacaacaacaatctttAGATggtataaattattttaaaattaaatgggGTCAAACATATTCAAATATTCAAGAAGAATTTTATTTAGCATTAACAACTCATGACCCAATGAGTTTAGTTGAAATTATTAGATATCATCCATATCatattgattcattattacAGTTGGGTCAAGTTTGTTTACAAACTGCAGATTATTCAAAAGCGGGTGATTTCGTAGAGATGGCAGTATTTGCATTTGAGAATGTATTCCATCATCTCTTTAATCCACTCAATGGTAATTGTAGATTCGAATATAGACATGACCAAAATAAATCATGTTTCTTGGCAATCTTTAGATTTATTCAAATCATTGGTAGAAGGGCATGTCATAGAACCGCATTAGAACtttgtaaaattttattaacttgGGATTACTCTGATCCATTGTATGTACGTTTAATCATCGATTACTACTCCATTAGATCCAAACAGTATAGATTCTTGGTAGATTTATTCACAAAGTTAAAAACTATCACACCAACCAATCAAGGCGATCTATCATTGTTACCAAACTTTTGTTATTCTGCTGCTTTGGCAATGTATCATTTGGAGAGAGagaaatcaacaacaacaacatcaacatcaacatcaacatcatcatcgaAATCATCAAGTGTTGAAGAATCAAGTGATATACTCTTACAAAAGGCCTTAATATCATTCCCAATGGTGCTTCAACCATTGTTGGAGAAATTGAAAACTAATTTCTCAATTCCAAAGAATGgtaaaataataacactTGAAAATGATCCATTCTTTAAGGATGACCCATTGGAGAAACGTATCGATCATTTGGTGACTTTGTTTGTCGAGAGAAATTATCAATGTTGGCAAACTCCTGAAATTTTAGATTGGttaaaatcaaatgttaTCATTGTATTAGATAAAGTAGCCGCCAAACATCCAATGGTAAAACAATTGAGTGATTCAATCAAAGCAGAGTATGAAACTGTGAATCAAGAGGTCTTCGATCATTTAGTTCTATCAGAATACTCTGACGTTATCAATAGATTAACACCAGACATTATCGAAGCAATGCATGCTGAAGGTTTCAGAGATATCCTACCACAACGTGATCCAAATCAAGCACCACCACAACATCTTAGAAGAGGTGGTATTGGTCAAGGTTTCCAAATTCATCAaagaaatcaacaacaacaaagaagagtccaacaacaattaagacaattacaacaacaacaacaacaaaacttacaacatcaacaacaacaacctttAGAACCTTTATTACAAGAGAATCCAGATTACACTGGTCCTGCCAATCCAGTTTTAAATTTCCTTCATTCTTTATTACCATGGAATGATCCATCCATTCAAAGAGAACGACAATTAGCAGCTACTCAAGGTACTCAACAACCAGCACCAGGATTTTTAGATGATTATGTTGATTTTtctgatgaagatgaaaatgaaaattaa
- the prpf3 gene encoding U4/U6 small nuclear ribonucleoprotein has product MSSTPNKRKFHDGDDTEQLQQQDKKLKSSNDIDSISTIKNNNNNNNNNNNNNNNNGTSASTSTSTSTSTSTSTSAQPPKEETAIERKKRELREKILKSKQELNNIISIDQNVTTAQTSIPTPTIATKVEQPTIITKDNKDEETTTTTTTEAAGENEMFFDPRIKVSNDKKKKLNSFTFIQPGRYSKKADKLRSQALAEEMKKQVELNSLNAKKNTESMETIISISEVPSIEWWDNDILKDEIQNNLNNTEDENIKENQINELNKIILNCNYLNDDNNNFNQELKNKIINSEYWGYIEHPVKIKTKIQLKDTTPPPIRPDFLLLTKEKKKMRKQRRAEEARERQERIMNGMEAPPENKVKLSNLMRVIGTQAVLDPTKALLEVTKKMEERAAARDKKNQENKLTPEQRKEKKRDKILIDAKQELYCSLYKVVDLSHPLYRSIIGRNSKENLATGCIIFHPSCNLIAFEGGLKIQKKFKKLLLNRIDWDNPPPIKQSDPEQQTKHQNNSDLYPKPPEGTPNSCHLVWTGPILEAHFKGFNYEISPLESQARKYLQEHNVPHYWDMVKNFSPEI; this is encoded by the coding sequence ATGTCGTCAACACCTAATAAAAGAAAGTTTCATGATGGAGACGACACTGAGCAACTTCAGCAACaggataaaaaattaaaatcgtcaaatgatattgataGTATTTCCACtatcaaaaacaacaacaacaacaacaacaacaacaataataataataataataatggtacatcagcatcaacatcaacatcaacatctaCATCTACATCTACATCCACATCAGCTCAACCACCAAAAGAAGAAACAGCAattgaaagaaaaaagagagaattaagagaaaaaattttaaagagtaaacaagaattaaataatattattagtataGATCAAAATGTTACTACTGCACAAACATcaataccaacaccaacCATAGCAACAAAAGTTGAACAACCAACTATTATAACTAAGGAtaataaagatgaagaaacaacaacaacaacaacaacagaagCAGCAGGAGAAAATGAAATGTTTTTTGATCCACGTATTAAagtttcaaatgataaaaaaaagaaattaaattcatttacaTTCATCCAACCAGGTAGATATAGTAAAAAAGCAGATAAATTAAGATCACAAGCATTAGCAGaggaaatgaaaaaacaagttgaattaaattcattaaatgcTAAAAAGAATACAGAATCAATGGAAACTATTATATCAATATCTGAAGTACCTTCAATTGAATGGTGGGATAATGATATATTAAAAgatgaaattcaaaataatttaaataatactgAAGATGAAAAcataaaagaaaatcaaattaatgaattaaataaaattatattaaattgtaattatcttaatgatgataataataactttaatcaagaattaaaaaataaaattataaattcagAATATTGGGGATACATTGAACATCcagttaaaattaaaacaaagattcaattaaaagatacAACACCTCCACCAATAAGACCcgactttttattattaacaaaggagaagaagaaaatgagAAAGCAAAGAAGAGCTGAAGAAGCTAGAGAACGTCAAGAGAGAATTATGAATGGTATGGAGGCACCACCAGAGAATAAAGTTAAACTTAGTAATCTAATGAGAGTAATTGGCACTCAAGCTGTATTAGATCCCACCAAAGCTCTATTAGAGGTAACAAAGAAAATGGAAGAAAGAGCTGCAGCTCGTGATAAAAAGAATCAAGAGAATAAGTTAACACCAGAGCaaagaaaagagaaaaaacGTGATAAAATCTTAATCGATGCTAAACAAGAGCTATATTGTTCACTCTATAAAGTTGTGGATTTATCACATCCACTTTATCGTTCAATCATTGGTAGAAATTCAAAAGAGAATTTGGCAACAGGTTGTATAATTTTTCATCCATCTTGTAACTTGATTGCTTTTGAGGGtggtttaaaaattcaaaagaaatttaaaaaactctTATTAAATCGTATAGATTGGGATAACCCACCACCAATTAAACAAAGTGATCCAGAACAACAAACAAAACATCAAAATAATAGTGACCTTTATCCAAAACCACCTGAAGGTACACCAAATTCTTGTCATCTTGTTTGGACTGGTCCAATTCTTGAAGCTCATTTCAAAGGTTTTAACTATGAAATCTCACCGTTAGAATCACAAGCaagaaaatatttacaaGAACATAATGTACCTCATTATTGGGATATGGTTAAAAACTTTTCAccagaaatttaa